DNA from Aureimonas sp. AU20:
CCCTGTCGATGATGTCGCCCTATGGCGCGGCCGAGAAACAGGCGCTTCTGGAAGCCCCCGACCTCAAGACGCGGGCCGAGACGCTGGTCGCCATCACCGAGATCGCCCTGGTGCGCGAGGGAAGCGAAGACGGAAACGGCTCGCAGACCCTGCAATAGGCGTAACGGGAGCCCGTTCGGGCTCTTGGCCGGGCCGGTCCGACGGGGCCTTTTCGCCGTCGCCCGTCGGCCTGGACCGTTGCGGATAGGCCTTCGCATCGCTCAGGTCCGGTGCCTCGGGAAGGTCGAACAGGCTCTCGGGCCGAGCGCGGCGCTTCGAGCCCGAGACTTGGCAGGGTCCGGCCCGGCCTGTATCCAGCCGGCTGAACGCGGCGTTGCCGGAGGCGACGGCAGGCGACCCGGCGAAACGAGGAGACTGGCATGGTGGACGACGCGGAACGCAAGGGTCGCCCCGACCCCAAGCTCCTGGAACTCCTGGTCTGCCCGCTGACCAAGACGGGGCTGAGCTATGATTCCGAGCGCAACGAGCTGGTCTCGCGCGCCGCGCGCCTGGCCTATCCCATCCGCAACGGCATCCCGATCATGCTCCCGTCCGAAGCGCGCGAGATCGACTGAGCCCGTCCGCGCGGTCTTGACAGACAGAGCCCGTCTGGCCACCCTTCGCGTGTCCGAGGGGTGTCCCATGTGGGGCTGAGATGGCGCGAGCCGAACCCTTTGAACCTGATCCGGGTCATGCCGGCGAAGGGACGGAAAGGGTGCCGCCGCGCGGCATCGCGCCGCCGCTCATCGCAACAGATCCCGGATCTCCTTTTTGTTGGAGATCCTGATGTCCGCATCCCCCACCCTTCCCGCCACCGTGACCACCGGGCCGATTCGCGGCTCGCGCAAGGTCTATGCCGCGCCGCGCGGCGCGCCGGAAATCCGCGTGCCCTTTCGCGAGATCGCGCTGAGCGACCCGGCCGAGCTGCCTTTGCGCGTCTACGACGCGTCCGGCCCCTACACGGACGCCGACGCCGGCATCGACCTTTCGCGCGGCCTTGCCCCGGTTCGCGACGCCTGGATCGCCGCGCGCGGCTATCCGCTGGTGGAGCCCCGCGCCGTGAGGCCGGAGGACAACGGCCATGTCGGGGCCGACCGGCTGGTCGAGCCTTGCCCCGCCGCCCATGGCGTGCGGCGCGGGCGGGAGGGCGAGCGCGTCACGCAGCTGGAATGGGCGCGGGCGGGAATCGTCACCCCGGAAATGATCTATGTCGCCCATCGCGAGAATCTGGCGCGCGAGGCGGCGCTGGCGGAGGCGGCCGAGCGGCTGGGCGACGGCGAAAGCTTCGGGGCGGCGATCCCCGAATTCGTCACGCCCGAGTTCGTGCGCGACGAGGTGGCGCGCGGGCGGGCCATCCTTCCCGCCAACATCAACCATCTCGAGCTCGAGCCGATGGTGATCGGGCGCAACTTCCTGGTGAAGATCAACGCCAATATCGGCAATTCCGCCGTCAGCTCGGGCGTGGCGGAGGAGGTGGAAAAGCTGGTCTGGGCGATCCGCTGGGGCGCCGACACGGTGATGGACCTCTCCACCGGGCGCAACATCCACAACATCCGCTCCTGGATCCTGCGCAATTCGCCGGTGCCGATCGGCACGGTGCCGATCTACCAGGCGCTGGAGAAGGTCGGCGGCGATCCCCTGAAGCTCGACTGGGAGGTGTTCAAGGACACGCTGATCGAGCAGGCCGAGCAGGGCATCGACTACTTCACCATCCATGCCGGCGTGCGTCTCGCCCATGTGCCGCTGGCCGCCCGGCGCGTCACCGGCATCGTCAGCCGGGGCGGCTCGATCATGGCGCGCTGGTGCCTGTCGAAGCATCGCGAAAGCTTCCTCTTCGAGCGCTTCGACGAGATCTGCGAGATCATGCGCCGGTTCGACGTGTCCTTCTCGCTGGGCGACGGGCTGCGGCCGGGCTCGGTGGCGGACGCCAACGACGCCGCGCAGTTCGCCGAGCTGGACACGCTGGGCGAACTGACGAAAATCGCCTGGGATCGGGGCTGCCAGGTCATGGTCGAGGGGCCGGGCCACGTGCCCATGCACAAGATCAAAGCCAATATGGACAAGCAGCTGGCGACCTGCGGCGAGGCGCCCTTCTACACGCTGGGACCGCTCGCGACCGACATCGCGCCGGGCTACGACCACATCACCTCCGCCATCGGCGCGGCGCAGATCGGCTGGTTCGGCACGGCCATGCTCTGCTACGTCACGCCCAAGGAGCATCTCGGCCTGCCCGACCGGGACGACGTGAAGACCGGCGTCGTCACCTACAAGATCGCCGCCCATGCCGCCGATCTCGCCAAGGGCCATCCGGCGGCGCGCTCACGGGACGACGCGCTGTCGCGCGCCCGCTTCGACTTCCGCTGGGAGGACCAGTTCAACCTCTCGCTCGACCCCGACACGGCCCGCGCCTTCCACGACGAGACCCTGCCCAAGGAAGCACACAAGACAGCGCATTTCTGCTCCATGTGCGGGCCGAAATTCTGTTCGATGGAAATCTCCCGCGACCTGAAGCGCGAAGCCGAGGCGCTGGCCGGAATGGAGGCCAAGTCCGCCGAGTTCCTGGCCGGCGGCGCGCGGCTCTATGTCGAGCCGGCGACGGAGAGCGCCTGAGCGGAAGCGGCGGCGGGCGCGGTTTGCGCGCCCGCTCCTGCTTCGATTTGCGCAATGACACCGAGTCCTGTACCAATCGGTAAAATCATGACCGATTGGTACAGGAAGGCTCGTCCATGTCTCGTCCGCCCCTCCCGCCGTTCGACCTCGAAGCCGCCGTCCAGAAGGCGCGTCTGGCGGAGGACGCCTGGAACAGCCGCGATCCCGAGCGGGTGTCCCTGGCCTATACCGGGGATAGCCGGTGGCGGAACCGGGCCGAGTTCATCGCGGGGCGGAAGGAGATCGTGTCCTTCCTCACCCGCAAATGGCGCCGCGAGCTGGACTATCGGCTGATCAAGGAGGTCTGGGCCTATCAGGGCGCGCGCATCGCGGTGCGCTTCGTCTACGAATGGCGCGACGACAGCGGCCAATGGTTCCGCTCGCACGGCAACGAGAACTGGCAGTTCGACGAGGCGGGCCTCATGTCCGAGCGCCATGCCTCGATCAACGACGTGCCGATCGGTGAGAGCGAGCGCAAGTTCCATTGGCCGCTCGGCCGCCGCCCGGACGATCATCCCGGCCTCAGCGAACTCGGCCTCTAGAGCCCATCCGATGAATAGGGATTCACCCTTGTCCGAAGGTGAGGCGCATCCGCTTCGCCCGGAAAGGCTTTAGCCATGCCGCGCGTGGTGGCGGAGCGGGCCGACAGTCTGGCGCCCTTGGCCGAGGTGTTTCGCCGATATGGCTATGAGGGAGCCAGCCTCGCTCTGATCGGAAAGGCGACGGGCCTCGGCAAGGGAAGCCTCTACCACTTCTTTCCCGGCGGGAAGGACGAGATGCTCTCGGCCGTTCTGGCCGAGATCGAGGTCTGGTTCGAGCGCCATATCTTCGCGCCGCTGGAGAGCGAGGCCGCAGCTGGGCAGGCGAGCGAGGCCATGTTCGACGCGGTGTGGGACTACTTCCGATCGGGCCGGCGGGTCTGCCTCATGGGCACTTTGGCTTTGGGGGAGGGGCGCGATCGCTTCGCTCTGGCGATCGCCCGCTATTTCGCGCGGTGGATCGAAGCGCTCGCCAACGCACTGCGGCGAGAGGGCTTGGGCGAGGAGGAGGCCCTACTGCTGGCCGAGGAAACGGTCGCGGGCATCCAGGGGGCGATCGTCCTCGCCCGCGCCCTGGGTCAGCCCGCCGTCTTCGAGCGGGCTTTGGCGCAGTTACGAGAACGGTTGCGACGCATCGATTCCGTTTAGTCGCGCTCATTTTCGGTGGAGAAGAAAGAACGCGCCCGCTCCTCCCGATCCGCCCGTCAGATCAGCCCGCCCAGAAGCGCGGCGCAGAGGAGGAGCGAAGCGGCGAGCAGGGTTGCGTCGAGAACCGCGCGCGGGCGGCGCCAGGCCGCGACGCGCTCGGCTCGGGCGCGCAAGGTCGGCGCGCGCAAGGCCGGGGCCTCATGCCCCAGGGCGCCCTCGTCGCGGCAGCAGGGGGAGGCGGCCGACATCAGATGCCCTCCCCATCGCGCACGGTGGAGGGGTCCACTACCGGCACTTCCGTTTCGGCCGGCACCATGAGGCGGCGCAGCAGCGGGCGCAGCGCGAAGTCGAGCGCGCCGAGGATGATCGCCTTCCACAGGGCAAGGCCGAGGATCAGCGCCAGAAGAGCCACCAGCACCGCCGCCATGGCGCGGAAGATCGTGACGCCGCGCGCCCGCTCGGGCGAGGCGGCGAGCGCCGGTCCGAGCCATTCGGCCCGGATCGCCTCGAACCGGGTCTTCGGTGCGGCCGGTGCGGCCGGGGCCGCTCCGGGCTTCGAGCCAGGGCGCGAGGCCGTCGTGGCGGTGGCGGCCGGCGCCTCGCCCTCGCGCGGCAGCGCGGTCACGATGCCGAGCGCCACGGTCTCGTTGGTCAGCGGGTCGATCAGGATGAAGGCGCCGAGCTCGCGGCTTTCGGAATAAAGCGTCGCGACCGGCGGCTTGTCGAACTGCAGCGTGACGCGGCCGATCTCGTTCATGAGAAGGGCGTTGGCGGCGCGCGGCTGGTAGGAGTGGATGTCCACCGCCTCGTCCAGCGAGCGCACGTTGACCGGCGTCTGCGCGGTGGAAAGCTTGGCGACGAAGCGCCCGCCCGCGATCAGCGGCCGGTCCACCATCCAGAGAATTTCGGCATGCAGGATGCGGTGCGCGGCGATGGGGTCGCCGACCTTGACCAGGACGTCGCCGCGCGAGGCGTCGATCTCGTCGGCGAGCGTCAGCGTGATCGCCTCGCCGTCCTCGGCCGAATGAGTTTCGCCGTTCGGCCCGTAGACCGCCTTGACCGTGGAGCGCTGCCGGCTCGGCAGCGACAGGATGGCGTCGCCCTTGGCAATGCGCCCGCCCGCCACCGTGCCGCAGAAGCCGCGGAAATCGAGATTGGGGCGGTTCACCCATTGCACCGGCAGGCGGAAATGCGAAGAGCCCGCCGCGAAGGTCGTGGGCTCCACCACTTCCAGCGTTTCGAGGAGGGTCGGCCCCTTGTACCAGGGCGTGTGGGCCGAGCGCTCGGCGAGATTGTCGCCGTTCTTGGCCGAAAGCGGGATGTAGCGCACCTCGGTGAAGCCGAGCTGCGGGCGCAGCGCCTCGTAGCCCTTGACGATCTCGTCGAAGACGGACTGGTCGAACTCGACGAGATCCATCTTGTTCACCGCCACGATCACCGACTTGATGCCGACCATCGAGGTGATGAAGGAGTGGCGCCGCGTCTGGGGCAGGATGCCCTTGCGCGCGTCCACCAAAATGATGGCAAGCTCGGCCTGAGAGGCGCCGGTCGCCATGTTGCGGGTGTACTGCTCGTGCCCCGGCGTGTCGGCGATGATGAAGGCGCGGTTCTTCGTGTTGAAGTAGCGATAGGCGACGTCGATCGTGATGCCCTGTTCGCGCTCGGCCGAAAGACCGTCCACCAGCAGCGCGAAGTCGAGATCGCTGCCCGTCGTGCCGAACTTTCGGGAGTCGCGCTGCAGCGCCTCCATCTGATCGTCGAAGACGGAGTTTGTGTCGAACAGGAGACGGCCGATCAGGGTCGACTTGCCGTCGTCCACCGAGCCGCAGGTGATGAAGCGCAGCAGCGAAGCCTTGGCGCCGGCGGCCGCCACGGCGGCGGCGTTCTGGCGGAGCGCGCCGAGGCTGGGGTCGAGCGGCGCGTCGCCCGTCGCGTCGGACGCTGCATCGAGCGGCGCCTCGTCGGGGGCGGGGCCGGCGAAGGCCTGGTCCTCGGCAAGCGCGGACGGATTGGTGCTGCGGTCCAACGCCTCGTCTGCGGTGAGCGAAGCGGGGGAGGCGGAGGAAGGGCGGACGACGGACATCAGAAATAGCCTTCCTGCTTCTTTTCTTCCATGGAGGCGCCGCCGTCGCGGTCGATCACCCGGCCCTCGCGCTCGGAGGAGCGGGACGCGCGCATCTCGGCGATGATCTCGGGCAGCGTCGTCGCCTCCGAGCGCACCGCGCCGGTCAGCGGGTAGCAGCCGAGCGTGCGAAAACGCACCAGCTCGTCACGCGTCTCCTCGCCCTCGCTCAGCTTCATGCGCTCGTCGTCGCGCATGATCAGCGTGCCGTCGCGCGAGACGACGGGCCGGTGCTTTGCGAAATAGAGCGGCACGACCGGAATGTCCTCCAGCGCGATATAGTCCCAGACGTCGGCCTCGGTCCAATTGGACAGGGGGAACACGCGGAAGCTCTCGCCCTGGCGCTTGCGGGTGTTGAAGAGGTGCCAGGGCTCGGGCCGCTGGTTCTTGGGCTCCCAGCGATGCTCGGCCGAGCGCAGCGAGAAGACGCGCTCCTTGGCGCGGCTCTTCTCCTCGTCGCGGCGCGCCCCGCCGAAGGCGGCGTCGAACTTGTACTTGTTCAGCGCCTGCTTCAGCCCTTCGGTCTTCATCACGTCGGTGTGGAGGCGCGAGCCGGAATCGAACGGGTTGATGCCGGCCTTCAACCCGTCCTCGTTGGTGTGGACGAGAAGGTCGAGGTCCCATTCCCGCGCGATGCGATCGCGGAACTCGATCATCTCGCGGAACTTCCAGGTCGTGTCGACATGCAGCAGCGGGAAGGGCAGCTTGCCCGGCGCGAAGGCCTTGCGCGCCAGATGCAGCATGACCATCGAATCCTTGCCGATGGAGAAGAGCATCACCG
Protein-coding regions in this window:
- a CDS encoding Trm112 family protein, which encodes MVDDAERKGRPDPKLLELLVCPLTKTGLSYDSERNELVSRAARLAYPIRNGIPIMLPSEAREID
- the thiC gene encoding phosphomethylpyrimidine synthase ThiC, which gives rise to MSASPTLPATVTTGPIRGSRKVYAAPRGAPEIRVPFREIALSDPAELPLRVYDASGPYTDADAGIDLSRGLAPVRDAWIAARGYPLVEPRAVRPEDNGHVGADRLVEPCPAAHGVRRGREGERVTQLEWARAGIVTPEMIYVAHRENLAREAALAEAAERLGDGESFGAAIPEFVTPEFVRDEVARGRAILPANINHLELEPMVIGRNFLVKINANIGNSAVSSGVAEEVEKLVWAIRWGADTVMDLSTGRNIHNIRSWILRNSPVPIGTVPIYQALEKVGGDPLKLDWEVFKDTLIEQAEQGIDYFTIHAGVRLAHVPLAARRVTGIVSRGGSIMARWCLSKHRESFLFERFDEICEIMRRFDVSFSLGDGLRPGSVADANDAAQFAELDTLGELTKIAWDRGCQVMVEGPGHVPMHKIKANMDKQLATCGEAPFYTLGPLATDIAPGYDHITSAIGAAQIGWFGTAMLCYVTPKEHLGLPDRDDVKTGVVTYKIAAHAADLAKGHPAARSRDDALSRARFDFRWEDQFNLSLDPDTARAFHDETLPKEAHKTAHFCSMCGPKFCSMEISRDLKREAEALAGMEAKSAEFLAGGARLYVEPATESA
- a CDS encoding nuclear transport factor 2 family protein, encoding MSRPPLPPFDLEAAVQKARLAEDAWNSRDPERVSLAYTGDSRWRNRAEFIAGRKEIVSFLTRKWRRELDYRLIKEVWAYQGARIAVRFVYEWRDDSGQWFRSHGNENWQFDEAGLMSERHASINDVPIGESERKFHWPLGRRPDDHPGLSELGL
- a CDS encoding TetR/AcrR family transcriptional regulator; the encoded protein is MPRVVAERADSLAPLAEVFRRYGYEGASLALIGKATGLGKGSLYHFFPGGKDEMLSAVLAEIEVWFERHIFAPLESEAAAGQASEAMFDAVWDYFRSGRRVCLMGTLALGEGRDRFALAIARYFARWIEALANALRREGLGEEEALLLAEETVAGIQGAIVLARALGQPAVFERALAQLRERLRRIDSV
- the cysN gene encoding sulfate adenylyltransferase subunit CysN yields the protein MSVVRPSSASPASLTADEALDRSTNPSALAEDQAFAGPAPDEAPLDAASDATGDAPLDPSLGALRQNAAAVAAAGAKASLLRFITCGSVDDGKSTLIGRLLFDTNSVFDDQMEALQRDSRKFGTTGSDLDFALLVDGLSAEREQGITIDVAYRYFNTKNRAFIIADTPGHEQYTRNMATGASQAELAIILVDARKGILPQTRRHSFITSMVGIKSVIVAVNKMDLVEFDQSVFDEIVKGYEALRPQLGFTEVRYIPLSAKNGDNLAERSAHTPWYKGPTLLETLEVVEPTTFAAGSSHFRLPVQWVNRPNLDFRGFCGTVAGGRIAKGDAILSLPSRQRSTVKAVYGPNGETHSAEDGEAITLTLADEIDASRGDVLVKVGDPIAAHRILHAEILWMVDRPLIAGGRFVAKLSTAQTPVNVRSLDEAVDIHSYQPRAANALLMNEIGRVTLQFDKPPVATLYSESRELGAFILIDPLTNETVALGIVTALPREGEAPAATATTASRPGSKPGAAPAAPAAPKTRFEAIRAEWLGPALAASPERARGVTIFRAMAAVLVALLALILGLALWKAIILGALDFALRPLLRRLMVPAETEVPVVDPSTVRDGEGI
- the cysD gene encoding sulfate adenylyltransferase subunit CysD, with product MKHMTHLQSLEAESIHIIREVAATAENPVMLFSIGKDSMVMLHLARKAFAPGKLPFPLLHVDTTWKFREMIEFRDRIAREWDLDLLVHTNEDGLKAGINPFDSGSRLHTDVMKTEGLKQALNKYKFDAAFGGARRDEEKSRAKERVFSLRSAEHRWEPKNQRPEPWHLFNTRKRQGESFRVFPLSNWTEADVWDYIALEDIPVVPLYFAKHRPVVSRDGTLIMRDDERMKLSEGEETRDELVRFRTLGCYPLTGAVRSEATTLPEIIAEMRASRSSEREGRVIDRDGGASMEEKKQEGYF